In Emys orbicularis isolate rEmyOrb1 chromosome 12, rEmyOrb1.hap1, whole genome shotgun sequence, one genomic interval encodes:
- the LOC135886989 gene encoding olfactory receptor 6M1-like: MKERNETAVSEFILLGFSSLGEKLKIFLFLVLLLTYLSTITGNVVIIFIVWMNHRLHSPRYFFIATLSFLEIWFTSVTSPKMMLNFLAIRRTISFHSCMAQSFFYFALGATELAFLVVMSFDRYVAICHPLQYTTIMKQRLCIQLVLGTWVGGFMVMSLRMLLISKLSFCGPNVINHFFCDSTPLFLLSCTDTSGIRRVDSILISTLVLSSLCLTMLSYVSILFSILRIPTATGRQKAFATCGSHLTSLAIAYGSCIVLYARPSGNFSLNLNKGVALLNTVLYPFLNPFIYSLRNKTVKLALRETFRLGTAKLLPDL; the protein is encoded by the coding sequence atgaaggaaagaaatGAAACGGCTGTGTCTGAGTTCATCCTACTGGGATTTTCCAGTCTTGGTGAGAAACTGAAGATTTTCCTCTTCTTGGTTCTTCTCCTCACTTACCTGAGCACAATAACTGGGAACGTGGTCATCATTTTCATAGTGTGGATGAATCACCGACTCCACTCTCCCAGGTACTTTTTCATTGCCACTTTGTCCTTCTTGGAAATCTGGTTCACCTCGGTCACAAGCCCTAAGATGATGCTGAACTTTCTCGCAATCAGACGAACCATTTCATTCCACAGCTGCATGGCCCAGTCTTTCTTCTATTTTGCCTTAGGTGCAACAGAGTTAGCCTTCCTAGTGGTCATGTCCTTTGATCGTTATGTTGCCATCTGCCACCCTTTGCAATACACCACCATCATGAAGCAGAGACTCTGCATCCAGTTAGTTCTCGGTACGTGGGTGGGAGGTTTTATGGTTATGAGTTTACGGATGCTCCTCATTTCGAAGTTGAGTTTCTGTGGGCCAAATGTGatcaaccatttcttctgtgacagcACACCCCTTTTCCTACTGTCCTGCACTGACACCAGTGGGATTAGAAGGGTGGATTCTATTTTGATCTCAACTTTAGTGCTGAGCTCATTATGCCTAACGATGTTGTCATATGTGAGCATCTTATTCTCTATTCTCCGAATCCCAACAGCCACAGGCAGACAGAAAGCTTTTGCTACCTGTGGCTCCCATCTCACATCTTTGGCAATTGCCTATGGGAGCTGCATTGTGTTGTATGCCAGGCCTTCAGGAAATTTCTCCTTGAACCTCAACAAAGGGGTGGCTCTGCTGAACACCGTACTGTACCCTTTCCTCAACCCTtttatctacagcctcagaaacaagacTGTGAAACTCGCCCTGAGAGAAACGTTTAGGTTGGGTACTGCAAAGTTGCTCCCCGATCTGTGA